TTTTACGATATTTTTTTTTGCATATTGTTTTGCTTGTTCTGTCATCAGCTCGGAAAGCTGGCGATAAGAATGGAACAGGTTCGGCCTTGAAAGGATATAAGCTAATCTTTCATCGAGATTAACCGGTTTTATCACTAAATGATTAATTGAAATAGGTTCCTTAGAATTAATTTGTCTATCATTGGACCAATATAAAAATTGAATGAATAAGCCAATCCCTTTTTTCATCCCTTGTAATGTTGATTTTTGATCTCGATTCCGATAAAGTCCCTCCAGTTCAACTTTTATTCTTTCCCAGTCTGATAATAGATTTGAAATGGCTTGGTCTACATTTTCATCCAAACCCTCTAGTTCCAATTCTTCCAGGAAGGGGATGATTAGCTGATTATCCATTCGCGACTTTCCTACCTTTCATTCTCTTCTTCCCTTCCCTGCACAGCTCTAATAATGGGCAGCTAGGGCATTGCGGGTTTTGAGCTTTACAATGGTATCGGCCAAAGAAAATTAATCTATGGTGGGTATCAGACCACTCGTCCTTTGGTACCTTCTTCATTAGTGTTTTTTCCACTTCAAGCACAGAATC
This Neobacillus sp. YX16 DNA region includes the following protein-coding sequences:
- a CDS encoding YpoC family protein; the protein is MDNQLIIPFLEELELEGLDENVDQAISNLLSDWERIKVELEGLYRNRDQKSTLQGMKKGIGLFIQFLYWSNDRQINSKEPISINHLVIKPVNLDERLAYILSRPNLFHSYRQLSELMTEQAKQYAKKNIVKKRLSQKG